From one uncultured Paludibacter sp. genomic stretch:
- a CDS encoding conserved hypothetical protein (Evidence 4 : Unknown function but conserved in other organisms) translates to MNTLFTYKRIIKVMIFLLITFFSFPYLQAQMKPRQLRKDILQSQKPQQNKQTKKPVSAKRKNNQPLPVGATVFTPANPMAVPNTKLVFIENSDALFFDQTLHPDIQLLKGNVRFRQENALLYCDSAYFNEKANAFDAFGNVRIVQGDTLFAYGDFLNYDGNTKLARLKQNVRMVNKNTTLTTDSMNYDRAANLAYYFTGGKIVDGTNTLTSIWGQYSPATHFALFKDDVKLVNPDFTMNSDTLTYNTISHIANIVGTTHVIYKGETDIYSKRGWYNTSNEQMMLLDRSLVKHKEGKSITADTIFYDKKIKYGESYSNVMMIDTVQKSTLYGHYVSYDEIKKNGMATDSALFVDWSTKDTLYLSADTLKNMKDSIYNKVEGYKNVRFFRQDIQGMCDSLLYNARDSIMHXNGEPVLWAEDNQLMGNKITAYTKNQKVNKVQIEQAAIAIQKDSLSYFNQMAGKEIIAYIDSGQVRKVNVNGNAETIYFPKDEKTKEFIGVNKTLSSFITAYLKDKKIERIVLTTASSGVMYPLKEMGENDLYLRNFYWYEKERPLKYDDVFTRYAKVERPKRPESEKRPSFPSESSNTASAANKKTDKTNTNSGLQNNGNTNTNRNTNSTPFNVQGLKKLTR, encoded by the coding sequence ATGAACACTTTATTTACATATAAAAGAATTATTAAGGTTATGATATTTTTACTCATAACCTTTTTCAGCTTTCCTTATTTGCAGGCGCAAATGAAACCGCGCCAATTAAGAAAAGATATTTTACAATCGCAAAAACCACAACAGAATAAACAAACAAAAAAACCTGTTTCCGCAAAACGAAAAAATAATCAACCATTGCCGGTAGGAGCTACCGTATTTACTCCGGCAAATCCAATGGCTGTTCCCAATACAAAATTGGTTTTCATAGAAAACAGCGACGCGCTTTTCTTCGATCAAACACTTCATCCCGATATTCAATTACTGAAAGGAAACGTTCGTTTTCGTCAGGAAAATGCGCTGCTTTATTGTGATAGCGCTTATTTTAACGAAAAAGCAAATGCGTTTGACGCGTTTGGTAATGTTCGTATTGTACAAGGCGACACGCTTTTTGCTTATGGCGATTTTTTGAATTATGACGGAAATACCAAATTAGCCCGCTTAAAACAAAATGTACGAATGGTAAATAAAAATACTACGCTCACTACCGATAGTATGAATTATGACAGAGCTGCGAATTTAGCTTATTATTTTACCGGCGGGAAAATTGTGGACGGAACAAATACGCTCACATCTATATGGGGGCAATATTCACCGGCGACGCATTTTGCTTTATTCAAAGACGATGTGAAACTTGTAAATCCTGATTTTACAATGAATTCGGATACGCTTACTTACAATACAATCTCACATATAGCAAATATTGTAGGCACAACACACGTTATATACAAAGGCGAAACCGATATTTACAGTAAACGCGGATGGTACAATACTTCCAATGAACAAATGATGCTTCTCGACCGCTCGTTGGTAAAACACAAAGAAGGAAAATCCATTACCGCCGACACTATTTTTTACGATAAGAAAATAAAATACGGAGAATCTTACAGTAATGTGATGATGATTGATACGGTACAAAAATCTACTTTATACGGTCATTATGTTTCTTACGATGAAATAAAGAAAAATGGAATGGCGACTGATTCCGCTTTGTTTGTTGATTGGTCAACCAAAGATACGCTGTATTTAAGTGCGGATACACTGAAGAACATGAAAGATTCCATTTATAATAAAGTGGAAGGATATAAAAATGTTCGTTTTTTCAGACAGGATATACAAGGAATGTGCGATTCGTTACTTTACAATGCGCGGGATTCCATTATGCACNTGAATGGAGAACCTGTACTTTGGGCGGAAGACAATCAGTTGATGGGAAATAAAATAACCGCTTATACAAAAAATCAAAAAGTAAATAAAGTCCAAATAGAACAAGCCGCCATTGCTATTCAAAAAGATAGTTTGAGTTATTTTAATCAAATGGCGGGGAAAGAAATTATTGCATATATAGATAGCGGTCAGGTAAGAAAAGTAAATGTAAACGGNAATGCCGAAACCATTTATTTTCCTAAAGATGAAAAAACGAAGGAATTTATAGGAGTAAATAAAACGCTGAGCAGTTTTATAACCGCTTATCTGAAAGATAAAAAAATAGAACGTATTGTGCTTACTACAGCGTCCAGTGGAGTAATGTACCCGTTAAAGGAAATGGGCGAAAACGACCTTTATTTGCGTAATTTTTATTGGTACGAAAAAGAACGTCCGTTAAAATACGACGATGTTTTTACTCGATATGCAAAGGTAGAACGTCCAAAACGTCCGGAAAGCGAAAAACGTCCGAGTTTCCCAAGCGAATCTTCCAATACGGCAAGTGCAGCGAATAAAAAGACAGACAAAACCAACACAAATAGCGGGCTCCAAAACAATGGAAACACAAATACCAATAGAAATACCAATTCTACTCCTTTTAATGTGCAAGGTTTGAAAAAACTGACAAGATAA
- a CDS encoding hypothetical protein (Evidence 5 : Unknown function) — MYNAGALFLTRRSLETTPNGGVISWQAKRTSSSGNHAQLYYTELYSVVK; from the coding sequence TTGTATAATGCAGGAGCATTATTTTTAACACGACGTAGTCTGGAGACTACGCCGAACGGAGGTGTGATTTCTTGGCAAGCCAAGCGAACAAGTTCGAGCGGTAATCACGCTCAATTGTATTATACGGAGTTGTATTCCGTTGTAAAATAA
- a CDS encoding hypothetical protein (Evidence 5 : Unknown function) produces MKKIIISLILLSFTIVVICLFFKKHYVSYNSYYKIPNVERDFYSGAYVFFHSKNELKSFFDLNDETHKFMENSKYINFNFSKYSYLIVYGAKIDKMYYSYKTTWFDDPSPSYAKARRFGKKCVFIKYRKVDKAVYFYQIKKDTLLTGFNGL; encoded by the coding sequence ATGAAAAAGATAATTATAAGTTTAATATTACTAAGTTTTACAATAGTTGTAATATGTTTATTTTTTAAGAAACATTATGTGTCATATAATTCATATTATAAAATTCCTAATGTTGAACGTGATTTTTACTCAGGTGCATATGTTTTTTTTCATTCTAAAAATGAATTAAAATCATTCTTTGATTTGAATGACGAAACACATAAATTCATGGAAAACAGTAAATATATAAATTTCAATTTTTCTAAATATAGTTATTTAATTGTGTATGGGGCAAAAATTGATAAAATGTATTATAGTTATAAAACGACATGGTTTGATGACCCCTCGCCAAGTTATGCTAAAGCGAGGAGATTTGGTAAAAAATGTGTTTTTATTAAATATAGAAAAGTAGATAAGGCTGTATATTTTTATCAAATAAAGAAAGACACCTTACTAACAGGATTTAATGGATTATAA
- a CDS encoding exported hypothetical protein (Evidence 5 : Unknown function), with translation MRTIVSTLLCCIFLINCNAQVSDFKTYLSNFGKSQIPIFINDKQSSSIVFCQFYDTLFQIKTTKPIPENIIEKYICTNGFCNPDGGYFRYDFGVKVDLSSDFISVLVSKLQYEGDSEWNFDLRETLLITYNNNGEILSRLSLTKDNDRWKSNLMITKQGITVRQIKITEPKIDQFHRDLRCEYWTTTYQITTDGIIKFVNTTPVSTGIVIWDKNNDDYILNNVPPAPASQ, from the coding sequence ATGAGAACAATTGTAAGTACGTTACTTTGTTGCATATTTCTAATAAATTGCAATGCACAAGTCTCAGATTTTAAAACATATTTGAGCAATTTTGGTAAAAGTCAAATACCTATATTTATTAATGACAAGCAATCTTCTTCTATAGTCTTTTGTCAATTTTATGATACACTTTTCCAAATAAAGACAACAAAGCCAATTCCTGAAAATATAATAGAAAAATATATCTGCACAAATGGATTTTGTAATCCAGATGGTGGTTACTTCAGATACGACTTTGGAGTAAAGGTTGATTTAAGTAGTGACTTTATATCAGTACTTGTGTCAAAATTGCAATACGAAGGAGACTCTGAATGGAATTTTGATTTAAGAGAAACGCTTCTCATTACATACAACAACAATGGAGAAATCCTTTCTCGTTTATCTTTAACTAAAGACAATGACAGGTGGAAAAGCAATTTAATGATAACCAAACAAGGGATTACTGTACGACAAATAAAAATTACTGAGCCTAAAATAGACCAGTTCCATCGCGATTTGCGTTGTGAATATTGGACAACTACCTACCAAATAACTACTGATGGGATAATTAAATTTGTTAATACGACTCCTGTTTCGACTGGTATTGTTATTTGGGACAAGAATAATGATGATTATATTTTGAATAATGTACCCCCTGCTCCCGCCTCGCAATAA
- the guaB gene encoding IMP dehydrogenase (Evidence 2a : Function from experimental evidences in other organisms; PubMedId : 2860637, 2998937, 2904262, 9298646, 9600841, 9629924; Product type e : enzyme): MSFIADKIQFEGFTFDDVLLIPAYSEVLPRNVDLSTRFSRNIELKIPVVSAAMDTVTEAKMAIAIAREGGIGVIHKNMPIAEQAKQVSMVKRAENGMISNPVTIHKDATVGDALALMAEFKIGGIPVVDESGFLKGIVTNRDLRFQREMTKKIDDVMTKENLVTTSRSTNLEQAAEILQQHKIEKLPVVDKDNKLVGLLTYKDITKAKDKPRACKDAQGRLRVSAGVGVTYDTFDRIEALVNAAVDAIVIDTAHGHSKGVLDTLRKAKKQFPQIDFVVGNIATAEAAKALVEAGADGVKVGIGPGSICTTRVVAGVGVPQLSAIYGVANALKGTGVPVIADGGIRYSGDIVKALAAGADTIMAGSMFAGVEESPGETIIFNGRKFKSYRGMGSLEAMEKGSKDRYFQDVEDDIKKLVPEGISARVPFKGQLYEVVYQMIGGLRAGMGYCGAHNIDELHQAKFTRITSAGVVENHPHDVTITSEAPNYSRPD, from the coding sequence ATGTCATTTATTGCAGACAAAATTCAATTCGAAGGGTTCACTTTCGACGATGTATTGCTTATTCCCGCCTATTCTGAAGTGTTGCCCCGCAACGTGGATTTATCCACTCGCTTTTCACGAAACATTGAGTTAAAAATTCCCGTTGTTTCCGCTGCTATGGATACCGTTACCGAAGCTAAAATGGCTATTGCCATTGCACGCGAAGGCGGTATTGGCGTAATTCATAAAAATATGCCCATTGCCGAACAAGCCAAACAGGTAAGTATGGTAAAACGCGCCGAAAACGGTATGATTTCCAATCCTGTAACCATTCATAAAGACGCAACCGTAGGCGATGCGTTGGCATTGATGGCGGAGTTCAAAATCGGTGGAATTCCCGTGGTGGATGAAAGTGGATTTTTGAAAGGAATTGTTACCAACCGCGATTTACGTTTTCAGCGTGAAATGACAAAAAAAATCGATGATGTGATGACGAAAGAAAACCTTGTTACCACATCACGTTCTACAAATTTGGAACAAGCTGCTGAAATTCTTCAACAACACAAAATTGAAAAACTTCCTGTGGTGGATAAAGACAACAAGTTGGTTGGTTTGCTCACTTATAAGGATATTACCAAAGCCAAAGACAAACCGAGAGCGTGCAAAGACGCGCAAGGACGTTTACGCGTTTCGGCAGGCGTAGGCGTAACGTACGATACGTTTGACCGCATTGAAGCGTTGGTAAATGCAGCCGTAGATGCCATTGTGATTGATACCGCGCACGGACACTCCAAAGGTGTGCTCGATACACTCCGAAAAGCAAAAAAACAATTTCCGCAGATTGATTTTGTGGTAGGAAATATTGCCACTGCCGAAGCAGCCAAAGCGCTGGTGGAAGCCGGCGCGGATGGTGTAAAAGTAGGAATTGGACCGGGCTCTATTTGTACTACGCGTGTAGTGGCAGGGGTGGGAGTTCCGCAACTTTCTGCTATTTATGGAGTTGCCAATGCCTTGAAAGGGACAGGCGTTCCCGTCATTGCCGATGGCGGTATCCGTTATTCGGGTGATATTGTAAAAGCGTTGGCGGCAGGAGCCGATACCATTATGGCGGGTTCTATGTTTGCCGGCGTGGAAGAGAGCCCGGGTGAGACAATTATTTTTAACGGACGTAAATTCAAATCGTATCGTGGAATGGGATCGTTGGAAGCAATGGAAAAGGGCTCTAAAGACCGCTATTTCCAAGATGTGGAAGATGATATTAAAAAACTTGTTCCCGAAGGAATTTCGGCGCGCGTTCCTTTCAAAGGTCAATTGTATGAGGTTGTTTATCAAATGATTGGTGGTTTGCGTGCAGGAATGGGATATTGCGGAGCTCATAACATTGATGAATTGCATCAAGCCAAATTTACACGCATTACCAGCGCGGGAGTGGTGGAAAATCATCCGCACGATGTTACCATAACCAGTGAAGCTCCAAATTACAGCCGACCGGATTAG
- a CDS encoding PpiC-type peptidyl-prolyl cis-trans isomerase: MKKIIAGFVALAFSTVLIAQKNDPTLMTINGKNVPLSEFEYIYNKNNSGNVLDKKSLDEYVDLFINFRLKVEEALAQKLDTLPAFKSELGSYQNQLIEPYLQDNEMKEKLLKEAYDRTKNEVEVSHILIKIPNIGTAADTLTAYNKAMDVWKRASKEDFEKLALEVSEDPSVQRNKGYVGWITAVRTPYAFENGAFNTPVGTVSKPVRTFLGYHLIKVMRKRPSQGEALVAHIMKFTRPDSIKEKAKATIDSIYQRVLAGDNFAELAKKYSDDKGSARNGGELMWFGGEQRMVPEFEDAAFALKNKGDISKPVLSMYGWHIIKLLDKKPLADFDAMKSTLEGKVMNDERAQKIKNSFVEKMKKEYGFQLDKTAVANFEALANKYAPTDSIFKAEAKKLNKNLFSIGSANYTQADFADFINASPENNTVQANYIKDKLNTFINNKVTDYEKSKLDSKYPEYHYLTKEYHDGILLFDVSNREVWDKAAKDTEGLEKFFKENKANYAWDKPHYKGRIIYCKDKATLNAAKSIVKNAIPDSIDKYLPKRLNDSIQYVKIEKGLWIEGENKVIDASVFKKAKFEPSKEYPYCFVAGKMLKKGPETYEDVRGAVTTDYQNYLEKEWIASLRKKYPVVIDENVLKTVKKN; encoded by the coding sequence ATGAAAAAAATTATTGCGGGCTTTGTGGCTCTGGCATTTTCTACAGTTCTTATTGCACAAAAAAATGATCCGACATTGATGACCATTAATGGAAAGAACGTTCCGTTATCGGAGTTTGAATATATTTACAATAAAAACAATTCCGGAAACGTGTTGGATAAAAAATCGTTGGATGAATATGTTGATTTATTTATCAATTTTCGTTTGAAAGTGGAAGAAGCGCTTGCACAAAAACTGGACACGCTTCCGGCGTTCAAATCGGAATTGGGATCGTATCAAAATCAATTGATAGAACCCTATTTGCAGGATAACGAAATGAAAGAGAAACTGCTGAAAGAAGCTTATGACCGTACTAAAAACGAAGTGGAAGTAAGTCATATTTTAATTAAGATACCAAATATCGGAACAGCTGCAGATACGCTAACAGCTTATAATAAAGCGATGGATGTTTGGAAACGCGCATCGAAGGAAGATTTTGAAAAATTGGCGTTAGAAGTGTCGGAAGATCCTTCCGTACAACGTAACAAAGGATATGTCGGCTGGATTACAGCGGTGCGTACTCCTTACGCTTTTGAAAATGGAGCATTCAACACTCCTGTAGGAACGGTTTCAAAACCCGTGCGTACATTTTTAGGTTATCATTTAATAAAAGTAATGCGTAAACGTCCTTCGCAAGGCGAGGCGCTTGTGGCGCATATTATGAAGTTTACCCGCCCCGATTCAATAAAAGAGAAAGCAAAAGCAACCATCGATTCTATTTATCAACGTGTTTTGGCAGGCGATAATTTTGCTGAATTGGCAAAGAAATATTCCGACGATAAAGGTTCGGCGCGTAATGGTGGCGAGTTGATGTGGTTTGGAGGCGAACAACGCATGGTTCCTGAGTTTGAAGATGCTGCTTTTGCCCTTAAAAACAAAGGCGACATAAGTAAACCGGTACTTTCGATGTATGGTTGGCACATTATTAAATTGCTGGATAAGAAACCGTTGGCGGATTTTGATGCAATGAAATCTACGCTCGAAGGCAAAGTGATGAATGATGAACGCGCCCAAAAAATAAAAAATTCATTCGTTGAAAAGATGAAAAAGGAATACGGTTTTCAGTTAGATAAAACAGCGGTTGCCAATTTTGAAGCGCTTGCCAATAAATATGCTCCAACCGATTCCATATTTAAAGCGGAAGCTAAAAAACTGAACAAAAATCTTTTCTCGATAGGAAGTGCGAATTATACTCAAGCGGATTTTGCCGATTTTATAAACGCGTCTCCTGAAAATAACACTGTACAGGCAAATTATATAAAAGATAAACTGAATACTTTTATAAATAATAAGGTGACGGATTACGAAAAATCGAAGTTGGATAGCAAATATCCTGAATATCATTATTTAACCAAAGAATATCACGACGGAATTTTGCTTTTTGATGTCAGCAACCGCGAAGTATGGGACAAAGCAGCAAAAGACACGGAAGGATTGGAAAAATTCTTCAAAGAAAATAAAGCCAATTATGCATGGGATAAACCGCACTATAAGGGCAGGATTATTTATTGTAAAGATAAAGCCACGCTGAATGCAGCAAAGTCAATTGTGAAAAACGCAATACCTGATTCTATAGATAAATATTTGCCAAAACGGTTAAATGACAGTATTCAATACGTTAAAATAGAAAAAGGTCTTTGGATAGAAGGAGAAAATAAAGTGATTGATGCATCCGTTTTCAAAAAAGCAAAATTTGAACCTTCAAAGGAATATCCTTATTGTTTTGTAGCAGGAAAAATGTTGAAAAAAGGACCCGAAACGTATGAAGACGTTCGCGGTGCGGTTACCACCGATTATCAAAATTACCTCGAAAAAGAATGGATAGCTTCCTTACGCAAAAAGTATCCGGTAGTAATTGATGAAAATGTGCTGAAAACGGTTAAGAAAAACTAA
- a CDS encoding conserved hypothetical protein (Evidence 4 : Unknown function but conserved in other organisms), whose protein sequence is MKYSYILCFVCLGVMWSCTKTTPEPKRVPLLEVEGKFLYKDVVEKVIPATANKIDSAEIADRYIRKWVTDVLMYENGQRNLQNEAEIDEQVEEYRKALVIHQYEQALVEERVSNDILDEELHEFYNSYNSQLASQDNLIKGVLLILPKSAPKIDQVREWVRIPNEKSLENIEKYSLKNAISFDYFMKNWMPLKEILKKAPFKIEDSRAFVNDKSFSETTDSTKIYMLRITDAVLMGQTEPFEVAQDKIKTIMLNKRQSDFIIQFEKDIYNDAVSNGSINFFNKN, encoded by the coding sequence ATGAAGTATTCCTACATATTGTGCTTCGTTTGTTTGGGAGTTATGTGGAGTTGTACAAAAACTACTCCTGAACCGAAACGAGTTCCATTGTTGGAAGTGGAAGGAAAATTTTTGTATAAAGATGTAGTAGAAAAGGTAATTCCGGCTACGGCAAACAAAATTGACAGTGCGGAAATCGCCGATCGTTACATTAGAAAGTGGGTTACAGACGTACTTATGTATGAAAATGGCCAACGAAATTTGCAAAATGAAGCGGAAATTGATGAACAAGTGGAAGAATATCGCAAAGCATTAGTGATTCATCAGTACGAACAAGCTTTGGTAGAAGAGCGGGTTTCAAATGATATTTTAGATGAAGAATTGCACGAGTTTTATAACAGTTACAACTCCCAACTTGCTTCGCAGGATAATTTGATAAAAGGTGTTTTGCTTATTTTGCCCAAAAGCGCTCCTAAAATAGACCAAGTAAGAGAATGGGTAAGAATCCCGAATGAAAAATCGTTGGAAAACATTGAAAAATACAGTTTAAAAAACGCCATAAGTTTCGATTACTTTATGAAAAATTGGATGCCTTTGAAAGAAATCTTAAAAAAGGCGCCTTTTAAAATAGAGGATTCCCGAGCTTTTGTAAATGATAAATCATTTAGCGAAACAACCGACAGTACAAAAATATATATGCTTCGGATAACTGATGCAGTATTAATGGGTCAAACCGAACCGTTTGAAGTAGCGCAAGATAAAATAAAAACAATTATGCTAAATAAACGGCAATCGGACTTTATTATTCAATTTGAAAAAGATATTTATAATGATGCTGTGAGCAACGGTTCAATTAATTTTTTCAATAAAAACTAA
- a CDS encoding hypothetical protein (Evidence 5 : Unknown function): protein MYPLLPPRNNREVWLADVGETIQRTQYYPSGLPWKSNTGDVPEEQNKKYNGKEFVEAHGLDEYDSEARWYYPAIMRTTTLDPLAEKYYSISPYAWCGNNPVRMIDPDGKEWKDNNGNVIEDENLKNVQVYIFYSDDFSGQAMKQYDEAVEKYGAGSVALSNTGSTEGFSTDWGNMQGDVNSVMIMTHGKNQSIAVGKEGKDQITATGDGATNIKGTEVPNVQDLPQPKANLSNATLYMYSCHSADNEPKAHGQGDHAQGELKGSKKPIAQVFSEIFNFQNVQGTKGSVNYTNPYIPLAWAPMTRNPYGSKPYPENGRWVLYYKKRK, encoded by the coding sequence ATGTACCCCCTGCTCCCGCCTCGCAATAACCGTGAGGTTTGGCTTGCAGATGTAGGAGAAACAATTCAGCGCACGCAGTATTACCCGTCAGGCCTGCCGTGGAAGTCTAACACAGGTGATGTTCCTGAAGAACAAAACAAAAAATATAACGGCAAAGAGTTTGTAGAGGCGCACGGCTTGGATGAGTACGACAGTGAAGCGCGATGGTATTACCCTGCCATAATGCGCACTACCACGCTTGATCCATTGGCAGAGAAGTATTACAGCATTAGCCCGTATGCGTGGTGTGGAAATAATCCGGTGAGGATGATTGATCCTGATGGGAAAGAGTGGAAAGACAATAATGGAAATGTTATAGAAGATGAAAATTTAAAGAATGTGCAAGTTTATATTTTTTACAGTGATGACTTTAGCGGACAAGCAATGAAACAATATGATGAAGCTGTTGAAAAATATGGAGCAGGTAGCGTAGCTTTAAGTAACACGGGGTCAACCGAAGGATTCTCAACCGACTGGGGAAATATGCAAGGTGATGTAAATAGTGTAATGATAATGACTCATGGTAAGAATCAATCTATAGCAGTGGGCAAAGAAGGTAAAGATCAAATTACTGCAACAGGTGATGGAGCAACAAATATTAAGGGGACAGAAGTCCCCAACGTACAAGATTTACCACAACCCAAAGCTAATCTTTCAAATGCGACACTTTATATGTATTCCTGCCATTCGGCAGACAATGAACCTAAAGCTCATGGACAAGGAGATCATGCTCAAGGAGAGTTAAAAGGAAGTAAAAAACCGATAGCACAAGTTTTTTCAGAAATATTTAATTTTCAAAATGTTCAAGGTACTAAAGGATCTGTTAATTACACTAATCCTTATATTCCACTAGCTTGGGCTCCTATGACTCGGAATCCTTATGGCAGTAAACCTTATCCTGAAAATGGCAGATGGGTACTTTACTATAAAAAACGAAAATAA
- a CDS encoding PpiC-type peptidyl-prolyl cis-trans isomerase: protein MRKLFFLIVSVSLIFNLSAQDNKIIDEVIWIVGDEAIFKSEVEQEIMRARYEGTKIEGNPYCVIPEQIAIQKLFLHQAALDSLNVSETSVNAEVDARVNYYIANIGSKEKVEEYFRKPMNELREELRTMVKNNNLIMMSRENLVKDIQVTPSEVRRYFNSIPADSVPTIPAQVELQILSVTPPIPQSEINRVKDKLREFTERINANPNDFSLLARLYSEDPGSAKQGGEIGFLGRGQLDPAYASAAFNLNDSKKVSRIVESEFGFHIIQLIEKRGDKVNTRHILLKPHISLEDKVNGMKKLDSIADLIRENKISFEQAVANYSQDKNTVMNAGLMNNSETGTSKFEYQQLPAEVAKVVYDMNVGEVSKAFIMMDKNTNKEMLAIVKLKSKTPNHKANVMDDYQTLKNILENKKKQDFLNNWITQKQKETYISISPEWRNCDFQYKGWIK, encoded by the coding sequence ATGCGAAAATTATTTTTCTTAATCGTATCCGTTTCGCTGATTTTCAATTTATCGGCGCAGGACAATAAAATAATTGATGAAGTGATTTGGATTGTAGGAGATGAAGCCATTTTCAAATCTGAAGTGGAGCAGGAAATTATGCGCGCTCGATATGAAGGAACAAAAATAGAAGGAAATCCATATTGTGTTATCCCTGAACAAATTGCCATACAAAAATTATTTCTGCATCAAGCGGCATTAGACAGTTTGAATGTAAGCGAAACAAGCGTAAATGCTGAAGTAGATGCACGTGTTAATTATTACATCGCAAATATCGGCTCTAAAGAAAAAGTAGAAGAATATTTCCGTAAACCGATGAATGAATTGCGCGAAGAACTGCGTACGATGGTAAAAAATAACAATTTAATAATGATGTCGAGGGAAAATCTGGTAAAAGATATTCAGGTAACTCCATCGGAAGTAAGACGTTATTTTAATTCGATACCTGCAGACAGCGTACCCACAATTCCCGCACAGGTGGAATTACAAATTTTGAGCGTTACGCCTCCAATACCTCAATCGGAAATAAACCGCGTAAAAGATAAATTAAGAGAATTTACAGAAAGAATTAATGCTAATCCAAACGATTTCAGTTTGTTGGCTCGGCTTTACTCGGAAGACCCGGGCAGCGCGAAACAAGGAGGGGAAATTGGTTTTTTAGGACGAGGTCAGTTAGATCCGGCTTATGCTTCTGCAGCATTTAATTTAAATGACTCCAAAAAAGTGTCGCGCATTGTAGAATCTGAATTTGGTTTTCATATTATTCAGTTGATTGAAAAACGAGGGGATAAAGTAAACACACGTCATATTTTATTAAAACCGCATATTTCTTTAGAAGATAAGGTTAATGGAATGAAAAAACTCGATTCCATTGCCGATTTGATTCGCGAAAATAAAATTTCTTTCGAGCAAGCTGTGGCAAATTATTCACAAGACAAAAATACGGTAATGAACGCAGGATTGATGAATAATTCCGAAACAGGAACTTCCAAATTTGAATATCAGCAGTTACCGGCAGAAGTAGCGAAAGTGGTTTACGATATGAATGTAGGCGAAGTTTCAAAAGCATTTATAATGATGGACAAAAACACAAACAAAGAGATGTTAGCCATCGTAAAACTTAAATCTAAAACTCCGAATCATAAAGCCAATGTAATGGATGATTATCAAACTTTGAAAAACATATTGGAAAACAAGAAAAAACAAGATTTTCTCAATAACTGGATTACTCAAAAACAAAAGGAAACCTATATAAGTATCAGTCCTGAATGGCGAAATTGCGATTTTCAATATAAAGGTTGGATTAAGTAA
- a CDS encoding hypothetical protein (Evidence 5 : Unknown function): MPTWAWGTLKFLGNSEQWAANVRFLEASIARGDAFLLSTSAYPRSS; the protein is encoded by the coding sequence ATGCCCACTTGGGCATGGGGTACATTGAAATTTCTCGGGAATAGTGAACAATGGGCTGCAAACGTAAGATTTTTAGAAGCTTCCATTGCTAGAGGAGATGCATTCCTTTTATCAACCTCTGCATACCCTCGTTCATCGTAG